From Quercus lobata isolate SW786 chromosome 11, ValleyOak3.0 Primary Assembly, whole genome shotgun sequence:
CTAGGAGTTCCATTAAGCCTTGCTGCTGAAAAATAGACTCTGGCAAGAGATCTGGCAAATTTGATTGTGCCTTTTGCTTTGGCTCTTCATCTAGGCCACCAGACTTGCTGCCTGGGAGGGAGATTTCAATGAGGctatcatcatcttcatcagaAACTGAACCATCTGAGATTGCTAGATCTTGATCCATATGGTTGGAACACATCAAATTGACCTCAAAATTTTCACCAATTAAGGAATCATTGCTGCTTTCACTGTCTGAAGGAAAAAGAGTATCTGGGGGTGACTCAACTTTGTACTCATGCATCACACCAACTTCATTTTGTTGGGTAACCTCAGGTTGGATTGCTGTTTCTAGAAGTGGCTGTGGTGTCTGAGTCTGACCAACTTCCTTTCCAAGTAGGTGTTTCTGGTCACAGATGTGACCCTCATCTTGGACTGGATTCTCATCCaaaatcacatttttctttctgaatgtGACAACAAACAAAGTTGATAGAACCAAAATTGGAATGGTAACAAGGGAGGGATAGAACCCAAAACTGAGAAAGTAAGCAAAGACTGGAACAAGGACTGCAACACATAGCAATGAGGTTCTGGAAAACCACATTAAGGAACAGATTTGATTCTCAGCTGGTTTTTCCATTTTCATATACTCATCAAAGAAGACGAAAGAGAAGGACCTAACCAAGTAGAAACTTTTAGGGGTAGCAAAAGAGACTTTCCAGAGCTAAAAGATTTTCTGGAGCAAAAAAGTAAcaaactttaatttttcttataaactAATATTGTTGCTCATATATCAAGAAATGAGCAACAGAAATGGGAGTGAGTTGAACAATCAATCCCAAGTAGAAAGATGACATGAATATAGAACAAGACCAGCTGCATTTACCTGACTGAGCTTCCAAGGAAAAATGCAAGTAACCCTATGGTAATGAGCTCTAGTAAGACTTTGGCACTGAAATTACTAGCCCCTTTAGTTTCCCTCCCTTGCACAGCCTTTACTTTAAAGACCTAGCaaatatggtattttttttgttttctcttacACCAAACAGTCTGGTCTTATCTGCAACTGATTCTC
This genomic window contains:
- the LOC115969073 gene encoding uncharacterized protein LOC115969073; this encodes MKMEKPAENQICSLMWFSRTSLLCVAVLVPVFAYFLSFGFYPSLVTIPILVLSTLFVVTFRKKNVILDENPVQDEGHICDQKHLLGKEVGQTQTPQPLLETAIQPEVTQQNEVGVMHEYKVESPPDTLFPSDSESSNDSLIGENFEVNLMCSNHMDQDLAISDGSVSDEDDDSLIEISLPGSKSGGLDEEPKQKAQSNLPDLLPESIFQQQGLMELLAEINEMNEEENLIEIDLSMGSINQVFQG